Proteins found in one Labrus bergylta chromosome 8, fLabBer1.1, whole genome shotgun sequence genomic segment:
- the LOC109986619 gene encoding sialoadhesin-like isoform X1 — protein MECSSDANPPASYEWHNETGAQLFHGKVYTLHNASRHTGALYCTAINTIARNKSSPVQLNVLHAPEIKNMSSCYAEADVVKCVCIAESRPASTVHFVLSDKVMPKAKVEKHGLVTIGTLQVEFGSSGFVRCLANNTQGSADLTLYFLVNSKMQNIYISIAIGAGGILVILLIAVGVKKCRGRSVDAATTALSTMKAAKDVEHPQYATTTTKRIEKTYDDDDCLGAVYANEPVYGNMETDLDDAIYANM, from the exons ATGGAATGCTCCAGTGATGCTAACCCCCCAGCCAGCTATGAGTGGCATAATGAAACTGGTGCTCAGCTGTTTCATGGGAAGGTCTACACGCTGCACAATGCCTCCAGACATACAGGAGCTCTCTACTGTACTGCCATTAATACAATAGCACGAAACAAGTCAAGCCCTGTGCAGCTCAATGTGTTAC ATGCCCCTGAGATTAAGAACATGTCTTCCTGCTACGCAGAGGCAGACGTGGTAAAGTGCGTGTGCATTGCAGAGTCAAGACCTGCGAGCACGGTTCACTTTGTGCTCTCTGACAAAGTCATGCCAAAAGCAAAGGTAGAGAAACACGGCCTTGTTACCATCGGTACTCTACAGGTAGAGTTTGGATCCTCTGGGTTTGTCCGCTGTTTGGCAAACAACACGCAGGGCAGCGCAGACCTCACACTCTATTTCCTGGTTAACA gtaaaatgcagaatatttacatttctatAGCCATTGGAGCAGGAGGGATTCTGGTGATACTTTTGATAGCAGTGGGGGTGAAAAAATG CAGGGGGAGGTCTGTAGATGCAGCAACAACTGCTTTGAGCACCATGAAGGCGGCTAAAGATGTGGAGCACCCTCAGTATGCTACAACAACTACAAAGAG aatAGAGAAGACCTATGATGATGACGATTGCCTAGGTGCTGTTTATGCCAATGAACCTGTTTATGGTAACATGGAG ACCGACCTGGATGACGCAATATACGCCAATATGTAA
- the LOC109986619 gene encoding sialoadhesin-like isoform X2, protein MECSSDANPPASYEWHNETGAQLFHGKVYTLHNASRHTGALYCTAINTIARNKSSPVQLNVLHAPEIKNMSSCYAEADVVKCVCIAESRPASTVHFVLSDKVMPKAKVEKHGLVTIGTLQVEFGSSGFVRCLANNTQGSADLTLYFLVNSKMQNIYISIAIGAGGILVILLIAVGVKKWGRSVDAATTALSTMKAAKDVEHPQYATTTTKRIEKTYDDDDCLGAVYANEPVYGNMETDLDDAIYANM, encoded by the exons ATGGAATGCTCCAGTGATGCTAACCCCCCAGCCAGCTATGAGTGGCATAATGAAACTGGTGCTCAGCTGTTTCATGGGAAGGTCTACACGCTGCACAATGCCTCCAGACATACAGGAGCTCTCTACTGTACTGCCATTAATACAATAGCACGAAACAAGTCAAGCCCTGTGCAGCTCAATGTGTTAC ATGCCCCTGAGATTAAGAACATGTCTTCCTGCTACGCAGAGGCAGACGTGGTAAAGTGCGTGTGCATTGCAGAGTCAAGACCTGCGAGCACGGTTCACTTTGTGCTCTCTGACAAAGTCATGCCAAAAGCAAAGGTAGAGAAACACGGCCTTGTTACCATCGGTACTCTACAGGTAGAGTTTGGATCCTCTGGGTTTGTCCGCTGTTTGGCAAACAACACGCAGGGCAGCGCAGACCTCACACTCTATTTCCTGGTTAACA gtaaaatgcagaatatttacatttctatAGCCATTGGAGCAGGAGGGATTCTGGTGATACTTTTGATAGCAGTGGGGGTGAAAAAATG GGGGAGGTCTGTAGATGCAGCAACAACTGCTTTGAGCACCATGAAGGCGGCTAAAGATGTGGAGCACCCTCAGTATGCTACAACAACTACAAAGAG aatAGAGAAGACCTATGATGATGACGATTGCCTAGGTGCTGTTTATGCCAATGAACCTGTTTATGGTAACATGGAG ACCGACCTGGATGACGCAATATACGCCAATATGTAA
- the LOC109986667 gene encoding myelin-associated glycoprotein: MDKDRKMMMFGLLLAAFVSPVIAGEWRASVVRSLDALVSSCVVIPCSFTHPEGNLPTSRLRGIWHISNQRDQRIYHEDNTLVLDNFKGRTKLLGHLGQSNCTLEIIEIKDHDSGPFCFRIELTPKETGTLEKFSFVEQCVDLKMLPDPPKPKLTHLKSAVQGLPFVLTCTVLHTCPSRAPKLTWSRGTADGITEVNREIHAGNWEMQSILTFIPKDEDDHSDVTCTSTFNGGRTSSKTLTLYVKRTENYNHIIIPTVAAIGTALIFAVFIILIVKKYKSRIVELQSQEGSMWNRLSRLSRRVRTDGGK; this comes from the exons AtggacaaagacagaaagatgaTGATGTTTGGTCTGCTTTTGGCAG CCTtcgtcagccctgtgattgctGGAGAATGGAGGGCCAGTGTTGTGAGAAGCCTTGATGCTCTGGTTTCATCCTGTGTTGTGATTCCCTGTTCGTTCACCCATCCTGAAGGAAACCTGCCTACCTCCAGACTCAGAGGGATCTGGCATATTTCAAACCAAAGAGATCAGCGCATCTATCACGAGGATAACACGCTAGTTTTAGACAATTTTAAGGGACGCACAAAGTTGTTGGGACATCTGGGTCAGAGCAACTGCACCTTAGAAATAATTGAAATCAAAGATCATGACAGCGGCCCTTTCTGTTTCCGGATTGAACTTACACCAAAAGAGACTGGTACACTGGAGAAGTTCTCTTTTGTCGAGCAATGTGTCGATCTGAAAATGCTCC CTGATCCTCCAAAACCCAAACTGACTCACCTAAAATCTGCCGTTCAAGGACTCCCCTTCGTTCTCACCTGTACAGTCCTTCATACCTGCCCCTCTCGGGCCCCTAAACTCACATGGAGCAGGGGCACTGCAGATGGGATCACTGAGGTCAACAGAGAAATCCATGCAGGAAACTGGGAGATGCAGTCCATCCTAACATTCATTCCTAAAGACGAGGATGatcacagtgatgtcacctgCACATCCACTTTTAATGGAGGCAGAACATCATCTAAAACACTGACACTCTATGTAAAAC GTACAGAAAACTACAACCACATTATCATTCCCACTGTGGCTGCAATTGGTACAGCTCTGATCTTTGCGGTGTTCATCATTCTCATTGTGAAAAAGTACAA GAGCCGCATTGTAGAGCTGCAATCTCAGGAAGGCAG TATGTGGAACCGGCTCTCCAGACTGTCTCGCAG AGTCAGGACTGACGGTGGGAAGTGA
- the LOC109986620 gene encoding myelin-associated glycoprotein-like isoform X1, whose translation MSKNNIFFSPMCNTVCGRVKFLFLSEAVQTEASSWTATVPSSVKGLLGSCVVIPCTFDYPDPGRTLTELTGMWTNQTHHPINHPVQSKVIEQYRGRTELLGDVRQKNCSLKIDPIQQSDQGPFHFRIEMAGYEKYSYTANSVSIAMISEPEQVIFSVKNELKEGETVSASCSVSHSCPASPPVFNWSHSGENVFQQKQLNAGQWKATSTLTFNPTHVDHEKNLQCSVRYKGGKHQTESKKLNVKLKCCF comes from the exons ATGAGCAAgaacaatatttttttctctccaatgTGCAACACAGTGTGCGGCAGAGTAAAGTTCCTTTTCCTGTCAGAAG cTGTTCAAACTGAAGCCTCCTCTTGGACAGCTACGGTCCCTTCCTCAGTTAAAGGTCTCCTTGGATCCTGTGTGGTGATCCCCTGTACATTTGACTACCCAGATCCAGGGAGGACTCTCACTGAATTGACAGGGATGTGGACCAATCAGACACACCATCCCATCAATCACCCGGTTCAGTCTAAAGTCATTGAGCAGTATCGGGGCCGAACAGAGCTGCTGGGAGACGTCAGACAAAAGAACTGTTCTCTGAAGATTGACCCCATCCAACAAAGTGACCAGGGACCTTTTCATTTCAGGATTGAAATGGCCGGCTATGAAAAATATTCTTACACAGCCAACTCTGTTTCCATTGCAATGATAA GTGAACCAGAGCAAGTCATTTTCTCTGTGAAAAACGAGTTAAAGGAGGGTGAAACTGTGTCTGCGTCCTGCTCTGTGTCTCACTCCtgccctgcttctcctcctgtcTTCAACTGGAGTCACTCAGGAGAGAACGTTTTCCAACAGAAGCAGCTCAATGCTGGCCAATGGAAAGCAACTTCTactctgacctttaaccctACACATGTTGATCATGAGAAGAATTTACAATGCTCCGTGAGATACAAGGGAGGGAAGCACCAGACCGAATCCAAGAAGCTCAACGTGAAgttaaagtgttgtttttga
- the LOC109986620 gene encoding myelin-associated glycoprotein-like isoform X2 has protein sequence MASSKCSLLFVLLCFQAVQTEASSWTATVPSSVKGLLGSCVVIPCTFDYPDPGRTLTELTGMWTNQTHHPINHPVQSKVIEQYRGRTELLGDVRQKNCSLKIDPIQQSDQGPFHFRIEMAGYEKYSYTANSVSIAMISEPEQVIFSVKNELKEGETVSASCSVSHSCPASPPVFNWSHSGENVFQQKQLNAGQWKATSTLTFNPTHVDHEKNLQCSVRYKGGKHQTESKKLNVKLKCCF, from the exons ATGGCTTCTTCAAAATGCTCTCTactttttgtgttgctttgctTTCAAG cTGTTCAAACTGAAGCCTCCTCTTGGACAGCTACGGTCCCTTCCTCAGTTAAAGGTCTCCTTGGATCCTGTGTGGTGATCCCCTGTACATTTGACTACCCAGATCCAGGGAGGACTCTCACTGAATTGACAGGGATGTGGACCAATCAGACACACCATCCCATCAATCACCCGGTTCAGTCTAAAGTCATTGAGCAGTATCGGGGCCGAACAGAGCTGCTGGGAGACGTCAGACAAAAGAACTGTTCTCTGAAGATTGACCCCATCCAACAAAGTGACCAGGGACCTTTTCATTTCAGGATTGAAATGGCCGGCTATGAAAAATATTCTTACACAGCCAACTCTGTTTCCATTGCAATGATAA GTGAACCAGAGCAAGTCATTTTCTCTGTGAAAAACGAGTTAAAGGAGGGTGAAACTGTGTCTGCGTCCTGCTCTGTGTCTCACTCCtgccctgcttctcctcctgtcTTCAACTGGAGTCACTCAGGAGAGAACGTTTTCCAACAGAAGCAGCTCAATGCTGGCCAATGGAAAGCAACTTCTactctgacctttaaccctACACATGTTGATCATGAGAAGAATTTACAATGCTCCGTGAGATACAAGGGAGGGAAGCACCAGACCGAATCCAAGAAGCTCAACGTGAAgttaaagtgttgtttttga